The stretch of DNA TGCGCCAGCGTGCCCGGCCCGGCCTCGACCACCTCGCCGTCGTCGGCAGTGTAGCGCGCCCGGCCGGAGACGAAATAGCACAGTTCGTCCGCCGGCAGGATCAGCCGCCAGGAGCCCGGGGTGGAGCGCCAGAGCCCGGCCTCCGGCAGGCCGTCCTCGCCCTTGAACAAGAGGCGCCCGCGATTGTGCGAGCGGCCGTCGATCGGCATCTGGTGCGGGCCCCAGTCGATCAGGCAGTCGGTGACGGCGACGACGTCGGCGATGTGCGGCACGAGGGCGGGGCTGGTCATTGGATCATGTAGACCTTGCGGATGGTTTCGTGGACGCGGCAGGTCCCTTTCCATCCCGTGGGGAAGAAGGCGAGCGTGTCCGGCCGGATCTCGATGGTCTCGCCGCTCTCGTGCACATAGGTGCAGCGCCCGGAGAGGAAATGGCAATATTCCGCCGCGGTGACGTGACAGTTCCAGAACCCCGGCGTGCAGAGCCAGATGCCGCTCTCCGCCCGCATGTCCGGCTCGCGCGAGATCAGGGTGCCCGAGGTGTGCGAGGCCCCCTCGATCATGGTGGGGATGACGCCCCAGTCCGCGGCCGCGGCGACCGACGCCGCCTGGCGCAGCACCGGCGTCACGGTGGCCGGCCCGCCATGGCTCAGCATGTAGGTGACCACGATGGTCTCGTGCACCATCGCCTCGCCGGTGAAGCCGGTCTTGAAATGCACCACCGTGCCGGGCTCGACCTCGATCACCTCGCCGCCGTCGCTGCGATAGGTGACGCGCCCCCTGGCGAAATGGCAGAGCTCGTCGGCCGGCAGCGTCAGGCGCCAGCGCCCCGGCGTGCAGCGCCACAGGCCGACCTCGGGCCGGCCGCCCTCGCCCTTGAACAGGAGGCGGCCGGTGGAGTGGGAGCGGCCCTCGATCATGTCGGGCTGCGGTCCCCAGTCGACGACGTCGAGCGCATCGGAGGAGACGTCGTGGATATGCGGGGCGGAGGATGTCGGGAGCGTGGTCACGCCGGTGTTCCGTTCAAGAGGGCATCGAGACGTCTGGCGGCCGTGGACGGGCCGTGGGCTGCCTGCATCGCCGCCGAGGCTTTGGCAAGGCGCGCCGCCATCGCCTCGTCGGTGAGAAGGCGATGGACATTGTGGGCCA from Labrys wisconsinensis encodes:
- a CDS encoding cupin domain-containing protein, coding for MTTLPTSSAPHIHDVSSDALDVVDWGPQPDMIEGRSHSTGRLLFKGEGGRPEVGLWRCTPGRWRLTLPADELCHFARGRVTYRSDGGEVIEVEPGTVVHFKTGFTGEAMVHETIVVTYMLSHGGPATVTPVLRQAASVAAAADWGVIPTMIEGASHTSGTLISREPDMRAESGIWLCTPGFWNCHVTAAEYCHFLSGRCTYVHESGETIEIRPDTLAFFPTGWKGTCRVHETIRKVYMIQ